A region from the Desulfoglaeba alkanexedens ALDC genome encodes:
- a CDS encoding acetyl-CoA decarbonylase/synthase complex subunit delta produces the protein MAFELIKQKYTGSIRKVTLGLGDKAVTVGGRSAFPFYTFEGEMPHPPRVAMEIWDKDPSAEWSDAAKEPFQDVLADPVAWAKKCIDDYGAEIIVIQTKSADPNADNKPAQEVAAVVKKVVDSVDVPVVVWGTANHEKDTEVMRAVAEACAGKHLALSPVEEGDYKQIGAACLGYGHTVVASSPIDVNLAKQLNILLGNLGVKPENIIIDPTTGGLGYGLEYSYSVMERIMQAALTQQDEKLQQPMINNMGNEVWKSKEANLTADEAPDLGDPKKRGVMMEALTAVVLLLAGSDVLVMRHPDAVKLVKGFIAQMV, from the coding sequence TTGGCTTTTGAACTGATCAAACAAAAATACACAGGGAGCATTCGGAAGGTCACCCTTGGGTTGGGTGACAAAGCGGTCACCGTGGGTGGGCGCAGCGCTTTTCCTTTTTACACCTTTGAGGGAGAGATGCCGCATCCCCCTAGGGTCGCCATGGAAATCTGGGACAAGGATCCTTCGGCGGAGTGGTCTGATGCCGCCAAAGAGCCGTTCCAGGATGTGCTTGCCGATCCGGTAGCTTGGGCGAAGAAGTGCATCGACGACTACGGTGCTGAAATCATCGTGATTCAAACCAAGAGCGCGGATCCCAACGCCGACAACAAGCCGGCTCAGGAAGTCGCCGCGGTGGTGAAGAAGGTGGTCGATAGCGTCGACGTTCCGGTCGTTGTTTGGGGGACGGCCAACCACGAAAAGGACACGGAAGTAATGCGGGCCGTGGCGGAAGCATGTGCCGGAAAGCACCTGGCCCTGTCGCCCGTAGAAGAGGGGGATTACAAGCAGATCGGTGCAGCGTGTCTGGGATATGGACATACAGTGGTTGCTTCGTCGCCCATTGATGTCAACCTGGCCAAGCAGCTGAACATCCTGCTCGGGAACCTGGGCGTCAAGCCGGAAAACATCATCATTGATCCGACCACGGGCGGACTGGGCTACGGGCTCGAATACAGCTATTCGGTCATGGAAAGAATCATGCAAGCGGCCCTCACGCAGCAGGACGAGAAGCTGCAGCAGCCGATGATCAACAATATGGGCAACGAAGTCTGGAAGAGCAAGGAAGCCAACCTGACGGCCGACGAAGCCCCGGACCTGGGGGATCCGAAGAAGCGCGGCGTGATGATGGAAGCCCTGACGGCTGTCGTCCTTCTTTTGGCTGGTTCCGACGTGCTGGTGATGCGCCATCCCGATGCGGTGAAGCTAGTCAAGGGCTTCATCGCGCAAATGGTTTAG